From a single Spirochaetota bacterium genomic region:
- the dnaJ gene encoding molecular chaperone DnaJ → MAGSKDYYEILGVPRNATKEEIKKAYKKLAMQYHPDRNPGNKEAEEKFKEITQAYEVLSNDEKRQIYDRYGVEGLSSAGFNPFSQGGFSSDAFEDIFSDFSDIFDSFFGGSSSRGRRKRQVKGEDIFYKYEIDLEDVVNGKDVEIEIYKNDVCPECNGSGVERGYSMSTCPQCNGSGEFITRQGFFSISTTCARCKGTGKINTHPCQRCRGNGVIKKPKKVKVKIPAGIDNETKLKISGEGEYPVGGGIPGDLYIVIFIRKNKRFTRKGADLICKLFISYTQAIFGDEIMLETIDKKHIRLKIPPFTTDGTTLRVKGEGIYDIHEGRRGDLFVKVMIKVPKALSSEERRILEMYKSIEKKQEYYIPEAYED, encoded by the coding sequence ATGGCAGGAAGTAAAGATTATTATGAAATATTAGGTGTCCCAAGAAATGCTACTAAAGAAGAAATAAAAAAAGCATATAAAAAACTTGCAATGCAATACCATCCAGATAGGAATCCAGGCAATAAAGAAGCTGAGGAAAAGTTTAAAGAAATTACACAAGCTTATGAGGTACTATCAAATGATGAAAAAAGACAAATTTATGATAGATATGGAGTTGAAGGTTTAAGTTCCGCAGGATTTAACCCTTTTAGTCAAGGAGGATTTAGTTCTGATGCTTTTGAGGATATTTTTTCAGATTTTTCAGATATATTTGATTCATTTTTTGGAGGTTCTTCAAGTAGAGGAAGAAGAAAGAGACAGGTAAAGGGAGAAGATATTTTTTATAAATATGAAATTGATCTTGAAGATGTAGTAAATGGTAAAGATGTAGAAATTGAGATTTATAAAAATGATGTTTGCCCAGAATGTAATGGGTCTGGTGTTGAAAGAGGATATTCTATGTCAACATGTCCTCAGTGTAATGGTAGTGGAGAATTTATTACAAGACAAGGATTTTTTAGTATTTCAACTACATGTGCAAGGTGTAAAGGAACAGGTAAAATTAATACTCATCCGTGCCAAAGATGCCGTGGGAATGGTGTTATTAAGAAACCTAAAAAAGTTAAAGTAAAAATACCTGCAGGAATAGATAATGAGACTAAGTTAAAAATATCTGGAGAAGGAGAATATCCAGTAGGAGGTGGAATTCCTGGGGACTTATATATCGTTATTTTTATTAGAAAAAATAAAAGATTTACAAGAAAAGGGGCTGATTTGATTTGTAAACTCTTTATATCTTATACTCAAGCGATATTTGGAGATGAAATAATGCTTGAAACTATAGATAAAAAGCATATTAGATTAAAGATTCCTCCCTTTACAACAGATGGTACAACTTTAAGAGTAAAAGGTGAAGGGATTTATGATATTCACGAAGGAAGAAGAGGTGATCTTTTTGTTAAGGTGATGATTAAAGTTCCTAAAGCTTTATCTAGTGAAGAAAGAAGAATACTTGAAATGTATAAAAGTATAGAGAAGAAACAGGAATATTATATTCCAGAAGCATATGAAGATTAG
- a CDS encoding tRNA (adenosine(37)-N6)-threonylcarbamoyltransferase complex transferase subunit TsaD translates to MIICGIETSCDDTSISFVKDGKIILSNITFSQYQSHNLFSGVVPEIASREHLNNIDKTYKIALNEAKIEEKDIDLISVSAFPGLIGSLVVGVNFAKGLAFRLKKPLIGVNHLLAHIYAVNFSKKIDFPILALLISGGHTAILKMDNFLEFEIIGKTYDDSVGEAFDKIAKHFELGYPGGPIIDKLSIYGNPTSYVFPITSHEEKHKLNFSFSGLKTAVIYFREKYISANINNNLNFEFKNYSKDNKPNLDLNKPKELLKTFNKDYFVHQEYLKKKNILKINENLFDILSSFQYTIAKIISFKLNQALSLYSSKYKSIVVAGGASANSQIRKELYNLSKLNNINIIFPELSLCTDNGAMIAGLALEYYKNNILSDLYLSPNARFQPLKRGC, encoded by the coding sequence ATGATAATATGTGGGATAGAAACAAGTTGTGATGATACTTCAATTTCATTTGTAAAAGATGGAAAAATTATTCTTTCAAATATAACTTTTTCGCAATACCAATCACACAATTTATTCAGTGGAGTTGTTCCTGAAATTGCATCAAGAGAACATCTTAATAACATTGATAAAACTTATAAAATTGCATTAAACGAAGCTAAAATAGAAGAAAAAGATATAGATCTGATTTCTGTATCTGCTTTTCCTGGTTTAATAGGTTCTTTAGTTGTTGGTGTCAATTTTGCTAAAGGTCTTGCTTTTAGATTAAAAAAACCTCTAATTGGAGTCAATCATCTACTTGCTCATATTTATGCAGTAAATTTTTCAAAAAAAATAGATTTTCCTATTTTAGCATTATTAATTTCTGGGGGCCATACTGCAATATTAAAAATGGATAATTTTCTAGAATTCGAGATAATTGGAAAAACTTACGATGATTCTGTGGGGGAAGCTTTTGACAAAATAGCCAAGCATTTTGAGCTCGGTTATCCAGGTGGACCTATTATTGATAAATTATCAATATATGGCAATCCCACAAGCTATGTTTTCCCAATAACTTCTCATGAAGAGAAACATAAGTTAAATTTTTCATTTTCTGGATTAAAAACAGCTGTTATTTATTTTAGAGAAAAATATATATCAGCCAATATTAATAATAATCTTAATTTTGAATTTAAAAATTATAGCAAAGACAATAAACCAAATTTAGATTTAAATAAACCAAAAGAACTTTTAAAAACCTTTAATAAAGACTATTTTGTTCATCAAGAATATTTAAAGAAAAAAAATATTTTAAAAATAAATGAAAATTTATTTGATATTTTAAGCTCTTTTCAATATACTATTGCAAAAATAATCAGTTTTAAATTAAATCAAGCTTTATCTTTATATTCTTCGAAATATAAAAGTATTGTTGTAGCAGGTGGTGCTTCAGCAAATTCCCAAATTAGGAAAGAACTTTATAACCTTTCTAAATTAAATAATATTAATATTATTTTCCCTGAATTATCTTTATGTACTGATAATGGTGCTATGATAGCAGGATTAGCTTTAGAATATTATAAAAACAATATTTTATCAGATCTATATTTGAGTCCAAATGCAAGATTTCAGCCTTTAAAAAGAGGTTGTTAA
- the pyrE gene encoding orotate phosphoribosyltransferase, whose translation MIFEKILDKTSSILKGHFLLTSGNHSEYYIEKIRLVKNPIYLNQIAKIISKSLKKRIKEFDTIVSPAYGAIALGFMVALYLKKDFVFAQRKDDIMTIRSGFGNLSGKKVYIIEDIITTGGSVKEVKDCVEKLGGTVVGIYCIVDRSDDVIIDNIRPEAIKKIKIEIYKPEDCPLCKKGIPLIKPGASDKKI comes from the coding sequence ATGATTTTTGAAAAAATACTTGATAAGACTTCTTCTATATTAAAAGGACATTTTTTGCTTACTTCTGGAAATCACTCTGAATACTACATTGAGAAAATTAGGCTTGTTAAAAATCCTATTTATTTAAACCAGATTGCGAAAATAATATCGAAAAGTTTGAAAAAAAGAATAAAAGAATTTGATACTATTGTTTCTCCTGCTTATGGTGCAATAGCTCTTGGATTTATGGTTGCTTTATATTTAAAAAAAGATTTTGTTTTTGCACAAAGAAAAGATGATATAATGACAATAAGGAGCGGATTTGGTAATTTATCAGGTAAAAAAGTTTATATTATAGAGGATATTATTACAACTGGCGGTTCAGTAAAAGAGGTGAAAGATTGTGTTGAAAAATTAGGGGGAACTGTTGTTGGAATTTATTGTATTGTTGATAGATCTGATGATGTAATAATTGATAATATTAGGCCAGAAGCTATTAAAAAAATCAAAATAGAAATTTATAAACCAGAAGATTGCCCTCTCTGTAAAAAAGGTATACCTTTAATAAAACCAGGTGCTTCTGATAAAAAAATATAA
- the buk gene encoding butyrate kinase, with amino-acid sequence MKSLIINPGSTSTKIAIYNDKNLLFQENVKHDPEELKLCKNFSEEVPIRKSAILKSIETKGYKLSDIDIISSRGGPLKPLKAGIYEINEDMVNDIKNGNYQTAHASLVGALIAYDFSKEINKKAIIVDPISTDEMWDFAKITGHPEIKLQALTHTLNSRACGRKIAEKLAKPFFECSFIVAHLGGGISINAIKKGIIVDVSESRQTGPFSPTSCGDLPIKQFIKWLKKSNYPLEKVDDLFNKNGGLLLYFNTDDVKYLIDNIEKDPQIYIVIKAMIYRIVKNICSVLPAVDMAPDAIIITGGLAHSEYIINEIRNWLKDKYRIEIVAGEYELEALAFGAYRAFYGEEKILNYSEF; translated from the coding sequence ATGAAAAGTTTAATAATAAATCCTGGTTCAACTTCAACCAAAATAGCTATCTACAATGATAAAAATTTACTTTTTCAAGAAAATGTTAAACATGATCCTGAAGAGTTAAAATTATGTAAAAATTTCTCTGAAGAAGTACCAATTAGAAAAAGTGCAATCTTGAAAAGTATAGAAACAAAAGGTTATAAACTTTCTGATATTGATATTATCTCAAGCAGAGGAGGTCCATTAAAACCATTAAAAGCAGGGATATATGAAATAAATGAAGATATGGTAAATGATATAAAAAATGGAAACTATCAAACTGCCCACGCATCATTAGTAGGAGCTCTTATAGCTTACGATTTCTCTAAAGAGATTAATAAAAAAGCTATTATTGTTGATCCTATATCAACTGATGAAATGTGGGATTTTGCTAAAATAACAGGTCATCCAGAAATAAAACTTCAAGCTTTAACTCATACACTAAATTCAAGAGCTTGTGGAAGAAAAATAGCAGAAAAATTAGCAAAACCTTTTTTTGAATGCTCTTTTATAGTTGCACACTTAGGGGGCGGAATATCTATTAATGCAATCAAAAAAGGAATAATAGTAGATGTTTCTGAATCAAGACAAACTGGTCCATTTTCACCTACATCTTGTGGAGATCTTCCAATAAAACAATTCATAAAATGGTTAAAGAAATCAAATTACCCACTAGAAAAAGTTGATGATCTTTTTAATAAAAATGGTGGGCTACTATTATATTTTAATACTGATGATGTTAAATACTTAATAGATAATATTGAAAAAGATCCACAAATATATATTGTTATAAAAGCAATGATTTACAGAATAGTAAAAAACATCTGTAGTGTTTTACCTGCAGTTGATATGGCTCCAGATGCTATAATTATTACAGGAGGACTTGCACATTCTGAATATATAATTAATGAAATTAGAAATTGGTTAAAAGATAAATATAGGATTGAAATAGTTGCAGGAGAATATGAATTAGAAGCTCTTGCATTTGGTGCTTACAGGGCTTTTTATGGTGAGGAAAAAATATTAAATTACTCTGAATTTTAA
- a CDS encoding phospholipase D-like domain-containing protein, producing MLLFTEPYKYPFGESLSEIVINQLISRAKKSIRIMIFDIDSSKIIKNLLNKKSENIEIKMVIDEKNTPETIKDILIQKNFIIPYKNSKYMHHKIIIIDDVYLITGSANFTINCLYFNNNDLIIFSKEKLTFLKQYIEKVKKDRNYKINYDRNLNENNLKLEIKKIIDYFIWYFDLFQNIETLKNNLFQYEKEFSINRKKLRIFFTKFIYKDKNNNFYEVNDVIKEYLQNVSNRIGFIYSTFTNFDIANLIIERVKNQKILFFGIIESLNSGSKYSTYSLFEEQNMNIFKDKNEGIMHHKFIVLDNNLLTGSYAIADRTNKISSKKYNDDLMFVFQDSILADIYFNYIKYLLDNYF from the coding sequence ATGTTATTGTTTACTGAACCATATAAATATCCTTTTGGTGAGTCACTTTCAGAAATTGTTATTAATCAGTTAATTTCTAGAGCTAAAAAGAGCATAAGAATTATGATATTTGATATCGATAGTTCTAAAATAATAAAAAATCTTTTAAATAAAAAAAGTGAAAATATTGAGATAAAAATGGTAATTGATGAAAAAAACACACCTGAAACAATTAAAGATATTCTTATTCAAAAAAATTTTATAATTCCATATAAAAATTCTAAATACATGCATCATAAAATTATTATAATAGATGATGTTTATCTTATAACAGGATCAGCTAATTTTACAATTAATTGTCTATATTTTAATAATAATGACTTAATTATTTTTTCCAAAGAAAAACTTACTTTTTTGAAACAATATATTGAAAAAGTAAAAAAAGATAGAAATTATAAAATTAATTATGATAGGAATTTAAATGAAAACAATTTAAAATTAGAGATTAAAAAAATTATTGATTATTTTATTTGGTATTTTGATTTATTTCAGAATATTGAAACTCTTAAAAATAATTTATTTCAATATGAGAAAGAATTCTCAATAAATAGAAAAAAATTAAGAATATTTTTTACTAAATTTATATATAAAGATAAAAATAACAATTTTTATGAAGTCAATGATGTTATTAAAGAATATTTGCAAAATGTGTCAAATAGGATTGGATTTATTTATTCTACTTTTACAAATTTTGATATTGCTAATTTAATAATTGAAAGAGTAAAAAATCAAAAGATTTTGTTTTTTGGTATTATTGAGTCTTTGAATAGTGGGTCAAAATATTCCACATATAGCCTATTTGAAGAACAAAATATGAATATTTTCAAAGATAAAAATGAAGGAATTATGCATCATAAATTTATTGTTTTAGATAATAATTTATTAACAGGTTCTTATGCTATTGCTGACAGAACTAATAAAATATCATCTAAAAAATATAATGATGATTTGATGTTTGTTTTTCAAGATTCAATATTAGCGGATATCTACTTTAATTATATAAAATATTTGTTAGATAATTATTTTTAA
- the fliS gene encoding flagellar export chaperone FliS, with the protein MPENRNIKNYLEMKIKTASPIQLIVMLYEKAISSLEHAISILEKGEKKYDVVNNNIIKAQEIISELMLSLDFDKGKEIATNLYRLYDYSIKQCIEGNIKKDPKILKNVVKILSQLKEAWETIANKPELNKDLNKNNENSSFNVSL; encoded by the coding sequence TTGCCAGAAAATAGAAACATAAAAAATTATCTTGAAATGAAAATAAAAACAGCATCACCAATCCAACTTATAGTTATGCTTTACGAAAAAGCAATATCTTCTCTTGAACATGCTATTAGCATTCTAGAAAAAGGTGAAAAAAAGTACGATGTCGTTAATAATAATATTATAAAAGCTCAAGAAATTATTTCTGAACTAATGCTTTCTTTAGATTTTGATAAAGGAAAAGAAATTGCAACAAATTTATATAGACTCTATGATTATAGTATCAAGCAATGTATAGAAGGAAACATAAAAAAAGATCCAAAAATTTTAAAAAATGTAGTAAAAATATTATCCCAACTTAAAGAAGCATGGGAAACAATTGCTAATAAACCGGAATTAAATAAAGATTTAAATAAAAATAATGAAAATTCATCATTTAATGTTTCTTTATAA
- the dnaK gene encoding molecular chaperone DnaK produces the protein MAGKIIGIDLGTTNSCVAVMEGGEPVVIINEQGMRTTPSVVGFMDNGEILVGQPAKNQMITNPENTVYSIKRFMGRKFGEVTSEIKTVPYKVTEGPNGDVRVSIKGKLYSPPEISAQILMKMKKIAEAYLGETVDRAVITVPAYFNDSQRQATKDAGKIAGLNVERIINEPTAAALAYGLDKKNNEVIAVYDLGGGTFDISILEIGDGVFEVKATNGDTHLGGDDFDQRIMDWLIDEFKKETGIDLSKDKMALQRLKEAAEKAKKELSSTMETDINLPYITADQSGPKHLNKKLTRAKFESLVDDLIERTRIPCENALRDAGLTASQIDEVILVGGSTRIPKVQDMVRKIFGKEPHKGINPDEVVAIGAAIQGGVLAGEVKDILLLDVTPLSLGIETLGGVFTKLIERNTTIPTKKSQIFSTAEDNQTAVSIRVFQGERPMARDNKFLGQFDLIGIPPAPRGVPQIEVTFDIDANGILHVSAKDLATGKEQKIRIEAKSGLTEQEIERMVKEAERFREEDKKKQQIVEARNEADSMIYSIQKMLRENADKVNPDEKAKIENAINYLRDVMNKDDVNAIRNGIEKLKEASYSFSERIYKEAASRASSSQNQYYSSSSSNSNKNESNKKEDVVDADYEVVDDEKNK, from the coding sequence ATGGCTGGAAAAATTATAGGGATTGATTTAGGTACAACAAACTCTTGTGTAGCTGTAATGGAAGGTGGAGAGCCAGTAGTTATTATTAATGAACAAGGTATGAGAACTACTCCTTCTGTAGTTGGTTTTATGGACAATGGAGAAATTCTTGTTGGACAACCTGCAAAAAATCAAATGATAACAAATCCAGAAAACACTGTTTACTCAATTAAGAGGTTTATGGGTAGAAAATTTGGGGAAGTTACATCAGAAATTAAAACTGTTCCATATAAAGTAACAGAAGGTCCAAATGGGGATGTAAGAGTAAGTATTAAAGGAAAGCTTTATTCTCCACCAGAAATTTCAGCACAAATATTAATGAAGATGAAAAAAATAGCTGAGGCTTATTTAGGAGAAACAGTTGATAGAGCAGTTATTACTGTTCCAGCATATTTTAATGACTCTCAGAGACAAGCTACAAAAGATGCTGGTAAAATTGCAGGGTTAAATGTAGAAAGAATTATTAATGAACCAACAGCAGCAGCTTTAGCATATGGTCTAGATAAGAAAAACAATGAAGTAATAGCAGTTTATGACCTCGGTGGTGGTACTTTTGATATTTCTATTCTTGAAATAGGTGATGGTGTTTTTGAAGTTAAAGCAACAAATGGAGATACACATCTTGGAGGTGATGATTTTGACCAAAGAATAATGGATTGGTTGATTGATGAATTCAAAAAAGAAACAGGAATTGATCTTTCTAAAGATAAAATGGCTTTGCAGAGATTAAAAGAAGCTGCTGAAAAAGCTAAAAAAGAATTATCATCAACAATGGAAACAGATATTAATTTGCCATATATTACTGCAGATCAAAGTGGTCCAAAACATTTAAATAAAAAACTTACAAGAGCTAAATTTGAATCTTTAGTTGATGATTTAATTGAAAGAACAAGAATTCCTTGTGAAAATGCTTTAAGGGATGCTGGATTAACAGCAAGTCAAATAGATGAAGTAATACTTGTTGGAGGTTCCACAAGAATTCCTAAAGTACAAGATATGGTTAGAAAGATATTTGGTAAAGAACCACATAAAGGAATAAATCCAGATGAAGTTGTAGCTATTGGAGCTGCTATACAGGGTGGAGTATTAGCAGGAGAAGTTAAAGATATTTTATTGCTAGATGTAACACCTCTTTCTCTTGGAATAGAAACTTTAGGTGGTGTTTTTACAAAATTAATAGAGAGAAATACTACTATTCCAACAAAAAAATCTCAGATTTTTTCAACAGCTGAAGATAACCAAACTGCTGTTTCTATAAGGGTTTTCCAGGGTGAAAGACCAATGGCAAGAGATAATAAATTCTTAGGGCAATTTGATCTTATAGGTATACCTCCTGCTCCAAGAGGAGTTCCTCAGATAGAAGTTACATTTGACATAGATGCTAATGGTATACTACATGTATCTGCAAAAGATTTAGCAACTGGTAAAGAACAAAAGATCAGAATTGAGGCTAAATCTGGATTGACAGAACAAGAAATAGAAAGAATGGTAAAAGAAGCAGAAAGATTTAGAGAAGAAGATAAGAAAAAACAACAAATTGTTGAAGCTAGAAATGAAGCTGATTCAATGATCTATTCCATTCAAAAAATGTTAAGAGAAAATGCAGATAAAGTAAATCCAGATGAAAAAGCTAAAATTGAAAATGCTATAAATTATTTAAGAGATGTGATGAATAAGGATGATGTAAATGCAATTAGGAATGGAATAGAAAAATTAAAAGAAGCAAGCTATAGTTTTTCGGAAAGAATTTATAAAGAAGCAGCTTCCAGAGCTTCATCAAGTCAGAACCAATACTATTCTAGTTCTAGTAGTAATAGTAATAAAAATGAATCAAATAAGAAAGAAGATGTTGTTGATGCTGATTATGAAGTAGTTGATGATGAAAAAAATAAATAG
- a CDS encoding nucleotide exchange factor GrpE, whose protein sequence is MFSKEELKKEKIENVLSEDNSNVQIDDIKEELLDDNNKKARKEKKEKDNKNEKEIRDELKSSINDSGIEEIVLLKQSLEEKDEIIENLKNEIDNYKDSLMRMKADFDNFRKRLNKEKDDFIKYYIIKIIEDFLPIIDNFQRAINSFNGEKDDPFFQGILMIEKSIEELLSKKYNCVSFGDPGDLFDPTLHEAISIIEDENVNGFLIKEVYQKGYKMEDKIIRTAKVLVVKEKKKEQKKS, encoded by the coding sequence ATGTTTTCTAAAGAGGAATTAAAAAAAGAAAAAATAGAAAATGTTTTATCTGAAGATAATTCTAATGTTCAAATTGATGATATCAAAGAAGAACTTTTGGATGATAATAATAAAAAAGCTAGAAAAGAAAAAAAAGAAAAAGATAATAAAAATGAAAAGGAGATAAGAGATGAACTCAAAAGTTCCATTAATGATTCTGGTATTGAAGAGATTGTATTATTGAAACAATCTTTAGAGGAAAAAGATGAGATAATTGAAAATTTGAAGAATGAAATTGATAATTATAAAGATTCTTTAATGAGAATGAAAGCAGATTTTGATAATTTTAGAAAAAGATTGAATAAAGAAAAAGATGATTTTATAAAATATTATATAATTAAGATCATTGAAGATTTTTTACCAATAATTGATAATTTTCAGAGGGCTATTAATTCTTTTAATGGTGAAAAAGATGATCCTTTTTTTCAAGGTATTCTTATGATAGAGAAATCTATTGAAGAACTTTTGAGCAAAAAATATAACTGTGTAAGTTTTGGTGACCCAGGAGATCTATTTGATCCAACTTTACATGAAGCTATATCAATAATTGAAGATGAAAATGTTAATGGATTTTTGATAAAGGAAGTTTACCAAAAAGGTTATAAAATGGAAGATAAAATTATTAGAACAGCTAAAGTTTTAGTTGTCAAAGAGAAGAAAAAAGAACAAAAGAAAAGCTAG
- a CDS encoding 4Fe-4S binding protein, giving the protein MYYIDKECLRCNACVVVCPENAIEEGDPIYKIIESKCNSCAKCVPVCPVKAIKQK; this is encoded by the coding sequence ATGTACTATATAGACAAAGAATGTTTGAGATGTAATGCATGTGTTGTTGTTTGTCCTGAAAATGCTATAGAAGAAGGTGATCCAATATATAAAATAATTGAATCTAAATGTAATTCATGTGCTAAATGTGTGCCCGTTTGTCCTGTAAAAGCTATAAAACAAAAGTAA
- a CDS encoding endonuclease III, with product MKNIKYNIKENRIQKKFESFFDTIIPILEKKLNKYEMPSVSTIKEKLNTPFHILISTILSARTKDETTLKVSEKLFNTIKTFNDILNYKKNPEELEKLIYPVGFYKVKAKNLISLSEIIINNYKGNVPNNLEDLLSLPGVGRKTANLVLALAFGKDGLCVDTHVHRISNRLGIIKTKNPTETEMKLRKILPLKYYEVYNRLLVTFGKIICTPISPKCSICPIIKYCKKVNVKKNR from the coding sequence ATGAAAAATATTAAATACAATATAAAAGAGAATAGAATTCAAAAAAAATTTGAGTCCTTTTTTGATACTATCATCCCAATATTAGAAAAAAAATTAAATAAATATGAAATGCCTTCTGTTAGTACAATTAAAGAAAAATTAAACACTCCATTTCACATATTAATTTCTACAATTCTATCAGCAAGAACAAAAGATGAAACAACTCTCAAAGTCTCAGAAAAACTTTTTAATACTATTAAAACTTTCAATGATATTTTGAATTATAAAAAAAATCCTGAGGAATTGGAAAAATTAATTTATCCGGTAGGATTCTATAAAGTTAAAGCTAAAAATTTAATTAGTTTAAGTGAAATAATTATAAATAATTATAAAGGAAATGTACCAAATAATCTTGAAGACCTTTTATCTTTACCAGGTGTAGGAAGAAAAACTGCAAACCTTGTTTTAGCTTTAGCTTTTGGTAAAGATGGTTTATGTGTTGATACACATGTACATAGAATATCTAACAGGCTCGGAATAATAAAGACTAAAAATCCAACAGAAACAGAAATGAAATTAAGAAAAATTTTACCGTTAAAATATTACGAAGTATACAATAGATTGCTTGTTACATTTGGCAAAATTATTTGTACTCCAATATCCCCAAAGTGTTCTATATGCCCTATTATAAAATACTGCAAAAAAGTTAATGTTAAAAAAAATAGATAA
- the rph gene encoding ribonuclease PH, giving the protein MRLSKRNYDELRKIEIVPDYIKNSFGSCLVSYGDTKVIVTAMFENNVPDFAKNKNMGWLTCSYAMIPGSTLIRKAREYNKIDSRSIEIQRFIGRALRGVVDLTKFPGYTLFIDADVINADGGTRCASITGGFIASFIALKKALKNNLVNEFPIKAYVAAVSVGIVNNEILVDLDFNEDSSAMCDINVVANDKKEIIDIEASGEGYSFSRDKFDKMLDLALNSLDDIFSIQRMVLQNY; this is encoded by the coding sequence ATGAGATTATCAAAAAGAAATTATGATGAATTAAGAAAGATTGAGATTGTTCCTGATTATATTAAGAATTCTTTTGGATCTTGCCTTGTATCTTATGGAGATACTAAAGTCATTGTAACAGCAATGTTTGAAAATAATGTTCCAGATTTTGCTAAAAATAAAAATATGGGTTGGTTAACCTGTAGTTATGCTATGATTCCTGGTTCGACTTTGATTAGGAAAGCAAGAGAATATAACAAAATTGATTCAAGATCAATTGAAATTCAAAGATTTATAGGGAGAGCTCTAAGAGGAGTAGTTGATTTAACTAAATTTCCAGGTTATACATTGTTTATAGATGCAGATGTTATAAATGCTGATGGTGGTACAAGATGTGCTTCTATAACTGGTGGTTTTATTGCTTCATTTATCGCATTAAAAAAAGCATTAAAGAATAACTTGGTAAATGAATTCCCAATAAAAGCTTATGTAGCAGCTGTTTCTGTTGGAATTGTTAATAATGAAATTCTTGTTGATTTAGATTTCAATGAAGATTCAAGTGCAATGTGTGATATTAATGTTGTTGCAAATGATAAAAAAGAAATTATTGATATTGAAGCTTCAGGTGAAGGATATTCTTTTAGCAGAGATAAATTTGATAAAATGCTTGATTTGGCATTAAATTCTTTAGATGATATTTTTTCAATTCAAAGAATGGTTCTTCAAAATTATTAA